A genomic stretch from Geothermobacter hydrogeniphilus includes:
- a CDS encoding class I SAM-dependent RNA methyltransferase, with the protein MIEVRIESLAFGGDGVGRHRGQAVFIPLTAPGDLVHCRVTERRRRYLRGELVELLEAGEGRCRPRCPVFGRCGGCHWQHLDEQTQQHWKERLFSDILRRQLRRDALPLQPLLAARQAWNYRSRVQFKCHALKEGMAIGFFRRGSHFVEAVDHCAIAADAVNLVLPWLRDQLPQVPRPDRVPQVDVGCDDHDRLRLVVHDIAPAGAGAGPRLRTAAEDAGWALFSQSGRKQTLRQLVGPSELEILVDEPPLRLGYGPGGFAQVHLEQNRQLVAAALEMLRLQGDERVLDLFCGMGNLSLPLARRVARVDGVEAHAPSIEQARKNAAVNGIGNAAFFVADAARFLRQADTSYDLVVLDPPRGGARDVTRALLSHRPRRILYISCDPMTLARDLSPLLGQGYRLLSARAADLFPQTYHLESLSLLEAG; encoded by the coding sequence ATGATCGAGGTTCGCATCGAGAGCCTTGCCTTCGGCGGTGACGGGGTCGGTCGTCACCGGGGGCAGGCGGTCTTCATTCCGCTGACGGCCCCGGGTGACCTGGTGCACTGCCGGGTGACCGAGCGGCGACGGCGTTATCTGCGCGGCGAACTGGTGGAGCTGCTCGAGGCCGGTGAAGGCCGGTGCCGGCCGCGCTGCCCGGTTTTCGGCCGCTGCGGCGGCTGCCACTGGCAACATCTCGATGAACAGACCCAGCAGCACTGGAAGGAACGCTTGTTCAGCGACATTCTCAGGCGTCAGTTGCGGCGTGACGCGTTGCCGCTGCAGCCCCTGCTCGCCGCGCGGCAGGCCTGGAATTATCGCAGCCGGGTGCAGTTCAAGTGTCACGCTCTCAAGGAAGGGATGGCGATCGGTTTCTTTCGTCGCGGCAGTCATTTCGTTGAGGCCGTCGACCACTGTGCGATTGCCGCCGATGCCGTCAACCTGGTTCTCCCCTGGTTGCGTGACCAGCTGCCGCAGGTCCCCCGCCCGGACCGGGTTCCGCAGGTCGACGTCGGTTGTGATGACCATGATCGGCTGCGGCTGGTGGTGCATGATATCGCCCCCGCCGGGGCAGGCGCCGGGCCGCGGTTGCGGACGGCGGCGGAAGACGCCGGCTGGGCGCTTTTTTCCCAGTCAGGACGCAAGCAGACCCTGCGGCAGCTGGTCGGTCCGTCTGAACTGGAGATTCTGGTCGATGAGCCGCCCCTTCGGCTCGGATACGGACCGGGTGGTTTTGCCCAGGTTCATCTCGAACAGAACCGGCAACTGGTCGCCGCCGCCCTGGAGATGCTCAGGCTGCAGGGAGACGAGCGGGTGCTTGACCTGTTCTGCGGTATGGGCAATCTCAGCCTGCCACTGGCCAGGCGGGTCGCCCGGGTTGACGGCGTCGAAGCTCATGCTCCGTCGATTGAGCAGGCACGGAAGAACGCCGCGGTCAACGGTATCGGCAATGCCGCGTTTTTCGTCGCCGACGCCGCCCGCTTCCTGCGTCAAGCCGACACGAGCTACGATCTGGTCGTTCTTGATCCCCCCCGCGGCGGCGCCCGGGACGTCACGCGCGCGCTGCTGAGCCACCGCCCGCGGCGAATCCTATACATCTCCTGCGATCCGATGACTCTCGCTCGTGATCTGAGCCCCCTGCTCGGCCAGGGTTATCGGTTGCTCTCCGCCCGTGCCGCCGACCTCTTCCCGCAGACCTATCACCTGGAAAGTCTTTCCCTGCTCGAAGCCGGATAA
- the rimP gene encoding ribosome maturation factor RimP, which yields MTERVAELVAPIIEEFGLELVDVEYKRERSDWFLRLFIDKPGGVTLDDCADLSREVDPLLEVEGLIPHAYRLEVSSPGLDRPLKKAADFVRFVGERVRVKSRDPLDPDHRGHARKTFRGILQRADDESLTIAQQDKRGGEVTFRYDELAEANLDPQF from the coding sequence ATGACAGAGCGGGTTGCCGAACTGGTGGCCCCGATTATCGAAGAATTCGGCCTGGAACTGGTCGATGTTGAATACAAGCGGGAGCGCTCGGACTGGTTCCTGCGCCTGTTCATCGACAAGCCGGGCGGCGTGACCCTTGATGATTGTGCCGATCTGAGTCGCGAGGTTGATCCGCTGCTTGAGGTTGAGGGTCTGATTCCGCATGCTTACCGGCTTGAGGTTTCATCGCCGGGGCTCGATCGGCCGCTGAAGAAAGCCGCTGATTTCGTGCGTTTTGTCGGCGAGCGGGTCCGGGTCAAGAGCCGGGACCCGCTCGATCCGGATCATCGCGGTCACGCCCGGAAGACTTTTCGCGGGATCCTGCAGCGGGCTGACGATGAGAGCCTGACCATTGCCCAGCAGGACAAGCGGGGCGGTGAAGTGACTTTCCGTTATGACGAGTTGGCGGAAGCCAATCTCGACCCGCAATTCTGA
- the nusA gene encoding transcription termination factor NusA encodes MEQNLNQIIDQVVKDKGIDRSVLVEALEAAILSAANKKYRNTRDLEAQFNDEIGEVELFEFVTVVDEVEDSYREIDIEEAREIDPEVEVGDSLGMKMDATGFSRIAAQTAKQVIIQKVREAEREGIYNEFKDRIGELVNGIVRRYERGDLIVDLGRAEALLPHREQVPRENYRQGDRVRAYVADVRMSTKGPQIILSRTAPGLVASLFKTEVPEISEGIVEIVGVAREPGSRAKIAVVSHDSDVDPVGACVGMRGSRVQNVVSELRGEKIDIIPWTPDIARFACSALSPAEVTRVYVDNEEQALEVIVPDDQLSLAIGKKGQNVRLAARLTSWKIDIKSETRAAEAELEEEIENANFDNVAVEEEAVADVVVEEAAAESTTVTDPAELSRDQLYELAKEHKLAGRSGMSKQELLDKLQELGVFAAAEDDDAGGGEQE; translated from the coding sequence ATGGAGCAGAACCTGAACCAGATTATTGACCAGGTGGTCAAGGACAAAGGCATTGACCGGTCCGTCCTCGTGGAAGCCCTGGAGGCCGCGATCCTTTCGGCCGCCAACAAAAAATATCGCAATACCCGCGACCTTGAGGCGCAGTTCAATGACGAGATCGGCGAGGTCGAATTGTTCGAGTTCGTGACCGTGGTTGACGAGGTGGAAGATTCCTACCGGGAAATCGATATCGAAGAGGCACGCGAGATCGACCCCGAGGTTGAAGTCGGCGACTCGCTCGGCATGAAGATGGACGCCACCGGGTTCAGTCGCATTGCCGCCCAGACCGCCAAGCAGGTTATTATTCAGAAGGTCCGGGAAGCCGAGCGGGAAGGGATCTACAACGAGTTCAAGGACCGGATCGGGGAGTTGGTCAACGGTATCGTGCGACGTTACGAGCGTGGTGACCTGATCGTCGACCTCGGCCGTGCCGAAGCCCTGCTGCCGCATCGTGAGCAGGTGCCGCGCGAGAACTATCGCCAGGGGGATCGGGTTCGCGCCTATGTCGCCGATGTGCGCATGTCGACCAAGGGGCCGCAGATCATTCTCTCTCGTACCGCTCCCGGCCTGGTGGCTTCCCTGTTCAAGACCGAAGTTCCCGAGATCAGCGAGGGTATCGTCGAAATCGTTGGTGTCGCTCGTGAGCCGGGCAGTCGCGCCAAGATCGCCGTGGTGTCTCACGACTCCGATGTTGATCCGGTCGGCGCCTGTGTCGGGATGCGCGGTTCCCGGGTGCAGAATGTTGTCTCCGAATTGCGTGGTGAAAAGATCGACATCATTCCCTGGACTCCCGATATCGCCCGTTTCGCCTGCAGCGCCCTGTCACCGGCCGAGGTGACGCGGGTCTATGTCGACAACGAGGAGCAGGCGCTGGAGGTCATTGTTCCGGATGATCAGCTTTCCCTGGCGATCGGCAAGAAGGGGCAGAATGTCCGTCTGGCCGCCCGTTTGACCAGTTGGAAGATCGATATCAAGAGTGAGACCCGGGCCGCTGAAGCCGAGCTCGAAGAAGAGATCGAGAACGCCAATTTCGACAATGTCGCGGTTGAGGAAGAGGCTGTGGCCGATGTCGTGGTTGAGGAAGCCGCCGCCGAGTCGACCACCGTGACCGATCCCGCCGAGTTGAGCCGTGATCAGCTGTATGAGTTGGCCAAGGAACACAAGCTCGCCGGTCGCAGCGGCATGAGCAAGCAGGAACTGCTGGACAAGCTCCAGGAACTCGGCGTTTTCGCCGCGGCGGAGGATGATGACGCCGGCGGCGGGGAGCAGGAGTAG
- a CDS encoding DUF448 domain-containing protein has protein sequence MAAGRKPQRTCLGCRETFDQHCLIRFVPAPDGTLLVDYRRKLPGRGAYVCARRQCLLQAAAKSGFSRSFKRELRVEGQQLLARVAEQQRQAIDNLIGMARKAGQGVGGSNLVLGELQRGSDIALVLLAKDVSAGIGDKVRRAAGNRPVRQPDWLDKSRLGVLCGRAERSVLALRSGPIAEKLLYEFSRYDQIAGDC, from the coding sequence GTGGCCGCCGGGCGCAAGCCGCAGCGGACCTGTCTCGGATGTCGTGAGACCTTCGATCAGCACTGCCTGATCCGTTTTGTCCCGGCTCCGGACGGAACCTTGCTGGTCGACTACCGGCGCAAGCTTCCGGGTCGCGGAGCCTATGTCTGCGCCCGCCGGCAATGCCTGCTGCAGGCTGCCGCGAAAAGCGGGTTCAGTCGTTCCTTCAAGCGCGAGTTGCGTGTTGAAGGTCAGCAGTTGCTGGCCCGGGTTGCCGAACAGCAGCGCCAGGCCATCGACAATCTCATCGGCATGGCGCGCAAGGCCGGCCAGGGGGTCGGCGGCAGCAATCTTGTCCTTGGTGAACTGCAGCGGGGCAGCGATATCGCTCTGGTGCTGCTGGCGAAGGATGTTTCAGCCGGCATCGGCGACAAGGTCCGCCGTGCTGCCGGTAACAGACCTGTCAGACAGCCGGACTGGCTTGACAAGAGCCGGTTGGGCGTCTTGTGTGGACGAGCGGAACGCAGTGTTCTGGCCTTGAGGTCGGGGCCGATAGCTGAAAAACTGCTGTACGAGTTTTCAAGATACGATCAAATTGCAGGGGATTGTTAA
- the infB gene encoding translation initiation factor IF-2 gives MSKIRVYELAQKLGLENKDLLARLKDAGIEAKTHMSVLEADAVQKFEAGREQAEDKPAIIEERRISSGLIRRRRKAVPKPEPKPEPVAESESVEKAAAAAPVPEAPAADESSAAAAAAEKAVPVTPDSTPQIDVEPTVEEPAVEAAPEVSTEKEVKTGAKVKTEAKVGEKVEAEVEEKVEAESAAPAAAEKSPATETAPSKPSAPAVVEKASPNRAKILGRVELPQAAPPQRRQGRPAGGQPGRRPAGNAPGRPGAPARPGRPAPGPAPAPVGDIPGGKETRNKRKKKGKGGDGPAGADRHERRSKRARMEVFEPDRNDRYRRAKRSGKQQKKTEITVSKAIKRKIRISDVITVGELAKRMGVKANDLIRELMSQGNMVTINHPLDYETAAILAAEFNYEVENVGFNEETILNVDKAAVGEDKPEDLEPRPPVVTIMGHVDHGKTSLLDAIRATNVIAGEAGGITQHIGAYDVELDGRKIAFLDTPGHEAFTAMRARGTSVTDIVILVVAADDGVMPQTREAINHAKAAGVPIIVAVNKIDKPGANPEKVKQELTEFELVPEDWGGDTIFVEVSAKEKTNIDGLLEMILLQAEVLDLKANAKKHGCGAIVEARLDKGRGPVATLLVQEGTLRIGDPLVSGAHYGRVRTMTNDRGEQVQEAGPSTPVEVTGLSGVPDAGDTFNALDDEKAAKEVAQHRAQKQREAELAKTSKVSLDQLYARLQEGDVKELKVILKADVQGSVEAVRDALVKLSNDICRLVVIHTGVGGIIESDVTLATASDAIIIGFNVRPEPKAATLAEHEGVDIRLYSIIYDAVADVKSAMEGLLAPTLKEVALGRVEVRDTFHVSKVGTVAGCYVLDGKVSRNAQVRLVRDSVVIWEGKLNSLKRFKDDAREVQAGYECGIGLENYNDVKVGDIIEAFEIEETATKLD, from the coding sequence ATGTCAAAGATCAGGGTTTACGAATTGGCGCAGAAGCTCGGGCTCGAGAACAAGGATCTGCTGGCCAGGCTCAAGGATGCCGGCATTGAGGCGAAGACGCATATGAGTGTGCTCGAAGCAGATGCCGTGCAGAAGTTTGAAGCCGGCAGGGAACAGGCCGAGGATAAGCCGGCCATCATCGAGGAACGCCGCATCTCCTCGGGGTTGATTCGCCGTCGTCGCAAGGCGGTTCCCAAGCCGGAGCCCAAGCCGGAGCCGGTTGCTGAATCCGAATCTGTCGAGAAAGCGGCAGCCGCCGCGCCTGTGCCTGAAGCACCTGCTGCCGATGAGTCGTCCGCTGCTGCCGCTGCTGCTGAAAAAGCAGTGCCGGTTACGCCCGATTCCACCCCGCAGATTGACGTTGAGCCGACGGTCGAAGAACCGGCGGTCGAGGCTGCTCCGGAGGTATCCACCGAGAAAGAGGTCAAGACGGGGGCCAAGGTTAAAACCGAGGCCAAGGTCGGGGAGAAGGTTGAGGCCGAGGTCGAGGAGAAGGTCGAGGCCGAGAGTGCCGCGCCCGCTGCCGCGGAAAAGTCGCCCGCGACTGAAACTGCGCCGTCCAAGCCGTCCGCGCCCGCCGTGGTTGAAAAAGCTTCCCCGAATCGCGCCAAGATTCTCGGCCGGGTCGAACTGCCGCAGGCGGCCCCGCCACAGCGTCGCCAGGGCCGTCCCGCTGGAGGTCAGCCGGGTCGTCGACCGGCCGGCAATGCCCCGGGGCGTCCGGGTGCCCCCGCCCGTCCCGGAAGACCCGCGCCCGGCCCGGCGCCGGCGCCGGTGGGTGATATCCCCGGCGGCAAGGAAACCCGCAACAAGCGCAAGAAGAAGGGCAAGGGCGGCGATGGCCCGGCGGGTGCCGATCGGCATGAACGTCGCAGCAAACGCGCCCGCATGGAGGTCTTCGAGCCGGACCGGAACGACCGTTATCGTCGCGCCAAGCGTTCCGGCAAGCAGCAGAAGAAGACCGAAATCACCGTGTCCAAGGCGATCAAGCGCAAGATCAGAATTTCCGATGTCATCACTGTCGGTGAACTGGCGAAGCGCATGGGGGTCAAGGCCAATGACCTGATCCGCGAGCTGATGAGCCAGGGGAATATGGTGACCATCAACCATCCCCTCGATTATGAAACCGCCGCCATCCTCGCTGCGGAGTTCAACTACGAGGTCGAAAATGTCGGTTTCAACGAGGAAACCATCCTCAACGTCGACAAGGCTGCTGTTGGTGAGGACAAACCTGAAGATCTCGAACCGCGGCCGCCGGTGGTCACCATCATGGGCCATGTCGATCACGGCAAGACCAGCCTGCTCGATGCCATCCGCGCGACCAACGTGATTGCCGGCGAGGCCGGCGGCATCACCCAGCATATCGGTGCCTATGACGTTGAACTGGACGGCAGGAAGATCGCCTTCCTCGACACTCCCGGCCATGAGGCGTTCACCGCCATGCGTGCCCGCGGGACCAGCGTAACCGATATCGTGATCCTGGTTGTGGCCGCCGATGACGGCGTCATGCCGCAGACCCGCGAGGCGATCAACCACGCCAAGGCCGCCGGAGTGCCGATCATCGTCGCGGTCAACAAGATCGACAAGCCGGGCGCCAACCCGGAGAAGGTCAAGCAGGAACTGACCGAGTTTGAACTGGTTCCTGAAGACTGGGGCGGCGATACCATCTTCGTCGAGGTGTCAGCCAAGGAAAAGACCAATATCGACGGCCTGCTGGAGATGATCCTGCTGCAGGCCGAGGTCCTCGATCTCAAGGCCAATGCCAAGAAACACGGCTGCGGCGCCATCGTCGAGGCCCGTCTCGACAAGGGACGCGGCCCGGTGGCGACCCTGCTGGTCCAGGAGGGTACCCTGCGCATCGGCGACCCGCTGGTGTCCGGCGCTCACTACGGTCGGGTACGGACCATGACCAATGATCGCGGCGAGCAGGTTCAGGAGGCCGGACCGTCGACGCCGGTTGAGGTGACCGGCCTGTCAGGTGTTCCCGACGCCGGTGATACTTTCAACGCCCTCGATGACGAAAAGGCGGCCAAGGAGGTTGCCCAGCATCGTGCCCAGAAACAGCGCGAGGCCGAGCTGGCCAAGACCAGCAAGGTGTCTCTTGACCAGCTTTACGCCCGTCTCCAGGAAGGAGACGTCAAGGAACTCAAGGTCATTCTCAAGGCCGACGTCCAGGGTTCCGTCGAGGCGGTCAGGGATGCACTGGTCAAGCTCTCCAACGATATCTGTCGGCTGGTGGTCATTCATACCGGGGTCGGCGGCATCATCGAGAGCGATGTCACCCTGGCGACCGCGTCCGATGCGATTATCATCGGCTTCAATGTCCGTCCCGAACCGAAGGCCGCGACCCTGGCTGAGCACGAAGGGGTCGACATCCGCCTCTACAGCATCATCTACGATGCCGTGGCGGATGTGAAGAGCGCCATGGAAGGTCTGCTGGCGCCGACTCTCAAGGAGGTCGCCCTCGGTCGCGTTGAAGTCCGTGATACCTTCCATGTCTCCAAGGTCGGCACCGTTGCCGGCTGCTACGTCCTTGACGGCAAGGTTTCGCGCAACGCCCAGGTGCGGCTTGTGCGCGACAGCGTGGTCATCTGGGAAGGCAAACTCAACAGCCTCAAGCGTTTCAAGGATGACGCCCGCGAGGTTCAGGCCGGTTACGAATGCGGTATCGGGCTGGAGAACTACAATGATGTCAAGGTCGGTGATATCATCGAAGCCTTCGAAATCGAAGAGACGGCAACCAAGCTTGACTGA
- a CDS encoding DUF503 domain-containing protein, which translates to MIVGILRLELLLHGPQSLKEKRGLLKKLIARLRNRFPISIAEVDHQDCWQRAGLGIVVVGVESAPIERLADRLEEEIAHSGLAETGLRHFELLHYSGVDDSGCI; encoded by the coding sequence ATGATTGTCGGTATCCTGCGGCTGGAGTTGCTGCTGCACGGTCCTCAGAGCCTGAAGGAGAAGCGCGGGTTGCTGAAAAAGCTGATTGCCCGGTTGCGCAACCGTTTTCCGATCAGTATCGCCGAGGTTGATCACCAGGATTGCTGGCAGCGGGCCGGTCTCGGTATCGTTGTGGTCGGGGTCGAATCCGCTCCGATCGAAAGACTTGCCGATCGTCTGGAAGAGGAAATCGCCCATTCCGGTCTGGCGGAAACCGGTCTTCGGCATTTCGAATTGCTGCATTACTCCGGAGTTGACGATTCCGGTTGTATTTAA
- the rbfA gene encoding 30S ribosome-binding factor RbfA — translation MEFQRSQRVAEVLHQEISRLIQFELKDPRLGFVTITAVDVSRDVQHAKVHYTVIGDEAAQKDSGRALQSAAGFIRRQLGRVLHLRTVPEIVFLYDKSIAYGNHIESLIRDVNKDRDDAAEDK, via the coding sequence GTGGAATTCCAGCGTTCACAAAGGGTTGCCGAGGTTCTGCACCAGGAAATCTCGCGCCTGATTCAGTTTGAATTAAAAGATCCCCGGCTCGGTTTTGTCACCATCACCGCCGTTGATGTCAGCCGGGATGTGCAGCATGCCAAGGTCCATTACACGGTGATTGGTGACGAGGCGGCACAGAAGGACTCCGGTCGTGCTCTGCAGAGTGCCGCCGGGTTCATCCGCCGACAACTCGGACGGGTTCTGCATCTGCGCACCGTGCCGGAGATTGTTTTCCTGTACGATAAGTCGATCGCCTACGGAAACCACATCGAATCCCTGATCCGGGATGTCAACAAAGACCGGGATGATGCTGCAGAAGATAAGTGA